In Morococcus cerebrosus, a single genomic region encodes these proteins:
- the leuC gene encoding 3-isopropylmalate dehydratase large subunit produces the protein MSAQTLYDKLWNSHVVREEEDGTVLLYIDRHLVHEVTSPQAFEGLKMAGRKLWRIDSVVSTADHNTPTGDWDKGIQDPISKLQVDTLDKNIKEFGALAYFPFMDEGQGIVHVMGPEQGATLPGMTVVCGDSHTSTHGAFGALAHGIGTSEVEHTMATQCITAKKSKSMLIAVEGRLKPGVTAKDVALYIIGQIGTAGGTGYAIEFGGEAIRSLSMEGRMTLCNMAIEAGARSGMVAVDQTTIDYVKDKPFAPKGEAWDKAVEYWRTLVSDEGAVFDKEYRFKAEDIEPQVTWGTSPEMVLDISGKVPNPAEETDPVKRSGMERALEYMGLEAGTPLNEIPVDIVFIGSCTNSRIEDLREAAAVAKGRKKADNVQRVLIVPGSGLVKRQAEQEGLDKIFIDAGFEWREPGCSMCLAMNADRLTPGQRCASTSNRNFEGRQGNGGRTHLVSPAMAAAAAVNGRFTDIRTMA, from the coding sequence ATGAGCGCACAAACCCTCTACGACAAACTCTGGAACAGCCACGTCGTCCGCGAAGAAGAAGACGGCACTGTCCTGCTCTACATCGACCGCCATTTAGTGCACGAAGTCACCAGCCCACAGGCATTTGAAGGTCTGAAAATGGCGGGACGCAAGCTTTGGCGTATCGATAGCGTCGTCTCCACCGCCGACCACAACACTCCGACCGGCGATTGGGACAAAGGTATCCAAGACCCGATTTCCAAGCTGCAAGTCGATACTTTGGACAAAAATATCAAAGAGTTCGGCGCACTCGCCTACTTCCCGTTCATGGACGAAGGTCAAGGCATCGTTCATGTTATGGGTCCGGAGCAAGGCGCGACCCTGCCCGGCATGACCGTCGTCTGCGGCGACTCACACACCTCTACCCACGGCGCGTTCGGCGCGCTGGCGCACGGTATCGGCACTTCCGAAGTCGAACACACCATGGCGACCCAGTGCATTACCGCGAAAAAATCCAAATCCATGCTGATTGCTGTTGAAGGTCGTCTGAAACCGGGCGTTACCGCCAAAGACGTCGCCCTCTACATCATCGGACAAATCGGCACGGCAGGCGGCACGGGCTACGCCATCGAGTTCGGCGGCGAAGCCATCCGCAGCCTTTCGATGGAAGGCCGCATGACCCTGTGCAACATGGCGATTGAAGCAGGGGCGCGCTCCGGCATGGTTGCCGTCGATCAAACCACCATCGACTATGTTAAAGACAAACCCTTCGCTCCTAAAGGCGAAGCATGGGACAAAGCCGTCGAATACTGGCGCACGCTGGTTTCCGACGAAGGCGCAGTATTCGACAAAGAATACCGTTTCAAAGCCGAAGACATCGAACCACAAGTAACATGGGGCACATCGCCTGAAATGGTTTTGGACATCAGCGGCAAAGTACCGAATCCTGCCGAAGAAACCGATCCCGTCAAACGCAGCGGCATGGAACGCGCCCTCGAATACATGGGCTTGGAAGCCGGCACACCGCTGAACGAAATCCCCGTCGACATCGTATTCATCGGCTCCTGCACCAACAGCCGCATCGAAGACTTGCGCGAAGCCGCCGCCGTCGCCAAAGGCCGTAAAAAAGCCGACAACGTACAGCGCGTGTTAATCGTTCCCGGCTCCGGCTTGGTTAAACGGCAGGCGGAACAGGAAGGTTTGGACAAAATCTTCATCGACGCCGGTTTCGAATGGCGCGAACCAGGCTGCTCAATGTGCCTCGCCATGAACGCCGACCGCCTCACTCCGGGTCAACGCTGCGCCTCCACTTCCAACCGCAACTTCGAAGGCCGCCAAGGCAACGGCGGGCGCACGCACTTGGTCAGCCCCGCTATGGCTGCTGCCGCGGCGGTCAACGGACGCTTTACCGACATCCGTACCATGGCATAA
- a CDS encoding lipoprotein: protein MNKLLITTLAALTLAACSSTWSGAKDDASRNWDKTENAAERGWDKTKAAVKKGGNAVGRGMTHVGEKIEEATE, encoded by the coding sequence ATGAACAAACTGTTGATAACCACCCTTGCTGCCCTTACCCTGGCTGCCTGCTCCAGCACTTGGTCCGGAGCGAAAGATGACGCCAGCCGCAACTGGGATAAAACAGAAAACGCTGCCGAGCGCGGCTGGGACAAAACCAAAGCTGCCGTGAAAAAAGGCGGTAACGCTGTTGGCCGCGGCATGACCCATGTCGGCGAAAAAATTGAAGAAGCTACTGAATAA
- a CDS encoding entericidin A/B family lipoprotein, with protein MKKFALIALTAMTLLSACNTISGMGKDVSAAGNAVSGSAESVKNY; from the coding sequence ATGAAAAAATTCGCCCTCATTGCTTTGACCGCTATGACCTTGCTGTCTGCCTGCAATACCATTTCCGGCATGGGCAAAGATGTCAGCGCCGCCGGTAACGCAGTCAGCGGTTCCGCTGAGTCTGTAAAAAATTACTAA
- a CDS encoding lipoprotein, giving the protein MKKFALIALTAMTLLSACNTISGVAKDVSAAGTAVSNTAENVKTY; this is encoded by the coding sequence ATGAAGAAATTTGCCTTGATCGCTCTGACCGCGATGACCTTGCTCTCTGCCTGCAACACTATTTCAGGCGTAGCTAAAGACGTCAGCGCCGCCGGTACTGCTGTCAGCAATACCGCTGAAAATGTCAAAACCTACTGA
- the leuD gene encoding 3-isopropylmalate dehydratase small subunit has protein sequence MKAFTKITAIVAPLDRSNVDTDAIIPKQFLKSIKRSGFGPNAFDEWRYLDHGEPGMDNSKRPLNPDFSLNQPRYQGAQILLTRKNFGCGSSREHAPWALDDYGFRAVIAPSFADIFFNNCYKNGLLPIVLTEEQVDQLFKEVEANEGYQLSIDLAEQTLTTPSGETFKFDITEHRKHCLLNGLDEIGLTLQHADEIRDFEEKRRQSQPWLFNG, from the coding sequence ATGAAAGCCTTTACCAAAATCACCGCCATCGTCGCCCCGCTCGACCGCAGCAACGTCGATACCGACGCCATCATCCCCAAACAATTTTTAAAATCCATCAAACGAAGCGGCTTCGGTCCCAATGCCTTTGACGAATGGCGTTACCTCGACCACGGTGAACCGGGCATGGACAACAGCAAACGCCCGCTGAACCCCGATTTCTCGCTGAACCAGCCGCGTTACCAAGGCGCGCAAATCCTGTTGACGCGCAAAAACTTCGGCTGCGGCTCCTCGCGCGAACACGCCCCTTGGGCATTGGACGACTACGGTTTCCGCGCCGTCATCGCCCCCAGCTTCGCCGACATCTTCTTCAACAACTGCTACAAAAACGGTCTCCTGCCCATTGTGTTGACTGAAGAACAAGTTGACCAGCTTTTCAAAGAAGTCGAAGCCAACGAAGGCTATCAGCTCTCCATCGACCTTGCCGAACAAACCCTGACCACACCTAGCGGCGAGACGTTCAAATTCGACATTACCGAACACCGCAAACACTGCCTCTTAAACGGTTTGGACGAAATCGGCTTGACCCTGCAACATGCCGACGAAATCCGCGATTTCGAAGAAAAACGCCGCCAAAGCCAGCCTTGGCTGTTTAACGGTTGA
- a CDS encoding SH3 domain-containing protein, producing MKKIILLPILFISLATHAEFSEIQDPDGYSNLREQPNTQSRILTKIPNGTHVYTPEMEGKLHLEHGWQMTYDLRGKKSLDGWVHTSRLIPLSRYESIPVTATADGFTCQKNGMGVRIKSERFNYKKEKHLFTHDQYGLSHYRGKEMFGTDGTIPFSHYREIAFFRNGKTQIAPRAQYDHLFDPYFEKAGDNTQLSHCYYRAKDDTLFLTTVIGDGAAYTEVLFVFRQGILKNVLASLHPEV from the coding sequence ATGAAAAAAATTATCCTGCTCCCTATACTTTTTATCAGCCTCGCCACACATGCGGAATTCTCAGAAATTCAAGATCCTGACGGATACAGTAACTTACGCGAACAACCGAACACCCAAAGCCGAATCCTGACCAAAATTCCAAACGGCACTCATGTTTATACCCCCGAGATGGAGGGAAAGCTTCATTTAGAACACGGTTGGCAGATGACCTACGATTTGCGCGGCAAAAAAAGCCTGGATGGCTGGGTGCATACTTCGCGACTGATTCCGTTGTCGCGTTATGAAAGCATCCCCGTTACGGCTACTGCCGACGGTTTTACCTGTCAAAAAAACGGCATGGGCGTGCGCATTAAATCGGAACGTTTCAACTATAAGAAAGAAAAACATCTGTTTACACACGATCAATACGGACTCTCCCATTATCGCGGAAAAGAAATGTTCGGCACTGACGGTACAATTCCATTCAGCCACTATCGTGAAATTGCCTTTTTCCGCAACGGTAAAACACAAATCGCCCCCCGAGCCCAATATGACCACCTGTTCGACCCATATTTTGAAAAGGCAGGCGATAATACGCAACTGAGCCACTGTTACTACCGCGCTAAAGACGACACCCTTTTCTTAACGACCGTCATCGGAGATGGTGCCGCCTATACCGAAGTCTTATTTGTCTTCCGGCAAGGCATCTTGAAGAACGTATTGGCTTCGCTACACCCTGAGGTTTAA
- a CDS encoding YhcH/YjgK/YiaL family protein — protein MITDTITNAARYAALHPDFAEAFRLLQSLDLAALPDGQVPCANPNIRLFVGSEPMRSKAEAKPEAHLKHIDIQVPISGEETYGWIDRGRLKNGLGYDEKRDIEFFDCEPETWLTLQPGEFALFFPNDAHAPLVGEEKSIRKAVFKIRIEAERY, from the coding sequence ATGATTACCGACACCATCACCAACGCCGCCCGCTACGCCGCGCTGCACCCCGACTTTGCCGAAGCCTTCCGCCTGCTGCAAAGCCTGGATTTGGCCGCCCTGCCCGACGGCCAAGTGCCGTGTGCAAATCCCAATATCCGCCTCTTTGTCGGCAGCGAACCGATGAGGAGCAAAGCCGAAGCCAAGCCCGAAGCGCATTTGAAACACATCGACATCCAAGTCCCCATCAGCGGGGAAGAAACCTACGGCTGGATAGACAGGGGTCGTCTGAAAAACGGTTTGGGCTACGACGAAAAGCGCGACATCGAATTTTTCGACTGCGAACCGGAAACCTGGCTCACGCTCCAACCGGGCGAGTTCGCCCTCTTCTTTCCCAACGACGCGCACGCCCCACTGGTGGGCGAAGAAAAGTCCATACGCAAAGCCGTCTTTAAAATCCGTATCGAAGCAGAACGCTACTGA
- the leuB gene encoding 3-isopropylmalate dehydrogenase: MTKHIAILRGDGIGPEIVAETVRVLDKLIAQGLDAGYEYAPLGGEAYDEYGHPYPEFTQNLCRKADAVLLGAVGSPQYDNLDRPLRPERGLLAIRKDLNLFANLRPAILYPELANASTLKPEIVAGLDILIVRELTGDIYFGEPRGIRVLENGEREGYNTMKYSESEIRRIAHVAFQSAQKRSKKVCSVGKANVLETTELWREIFEEIGKQYPDVELSHMYVDNAAMQLVRAPKQFDVIATGNIFGDILSDEASMLTGSIGMLPSASLDENGKGLYEPSHGSAPDIAGQNKANPLATILSLAMLLRYSLNDEARAQQVESAVQKVLQQGLRTGDIYEEGTKLVSCSEMGDAVLAAL, from the coding sequence ATGACCAAACATATCGCCATCCTCCGAGGCGACGGCATCGGCCCCGAAATCGTCGCCGAAACCGTCCGCGTACTCGACAAACTCATCGCCCAAGGCTTGGACGCCGGCTACGAATACGCCCCATTGGGCGGCGAAGCCTACGACGAATACGGCCATCCCTATCCCGAATTCACGCAAAACCTCTGCCGCAAAGCCGATGCCGTCCTGCTCGGCGCGGTCGGCAGCCCGCAATACGACAATCTCGACCGCCCGCTGCGTCCTGAGCGCGGACTATTGGCAATCCGCAAAGACCTGAACCTGTTTGCCAACCTGCGCCCCGCCATCCTCTACCCCGAGCTTGCCAACGCCTCCACGCTCAAACCCGAAATCGTCGCAGGCCTCGACATCCTCATCGTGCGCGAACTCACCGGCGACATCTACTTCGGCGAACCGCGCGGCATCCGCGTTTTGGAAAACGGCGAACGCGAAGGCTACAACACCATGAAATACAGCGAAAGCGAAATCCGCCGAATCGCCCACGTCGCCTTCCAATCCGCCCAAAAACGCAGCAAAAAAGTCTGCTCCGTCGGCAAAGCCAACGTCTTGGAAACCACCGAACTCTGGCGCGAAATCTTTGAAGAAATCGGCAAACAATACCCTGACGTCGAACTCTCCCACATGTATGTGGACAACGCCGCCATGCAGCTCGTGCGCGCGCCCAAACAATTCGACGTCATCGCCACCGGCAACATCTTCGGCGACATCCTCTCCGACGAAGCCTCCATGCTGACCGGATCCATCGGTATGCTGCCCTCCGCCTCGCTGGACGAAAACGGCAAAGGCCTGTACGAACCGTCACACGGCTCTGCTCCCGACATCGCCGGACAAAACAAAGCCAACCCACTTGCCACCATCCTCTCGCTCGCCATGCTGCTGCGTTACAGCCTGAACGACGAAGCCCGCGCGCAACAAGTTGAAAGCGCCGTCCAAAAAGTGCTGCAACAAGGCTTACGCACCGGTGATATTTACGAAGAAGGCACAAAACTCGTTTCCTGCTCCGAAATGGGCGACGCAGTACTCGCCGCCTTGTAA
- a CDS encoding IS5 family transposase, translating to MSTFFRQTAQAMIAKHIDRFPLLKLDQVIDWQPIEQYLNRQRARYLRDHRGRPAYPLLSMFKAVLLGQWHSLSDPELEHSLITRIDFNLFRRFDELSIPDYSTLCRYRNWLAQDDTLSELLELINRQLTEKNLKVEKASAAVIDATIIQTAGSKQRQAIEVDEEGQVSGQTTPSKDKDARWTKKNGLYKLGYKQHTRTDEEGYIEKLHITPANTHECNHLSPLLEGIAEGTTVYADKGYDSAENRQHLKEHRLLDGIMRKAHRNRPLTEAQTKRNRYLSKTRYVVEQSFGTLHRKFRYARAAYFGLCKVSAQSHLKAMCLNLLKAANRLSVPVAA from the coding sequence ATGAGCACCTTCTTCCGGCAAACCGCACAAGCCATGATCGCCAAACACATCGACCGCTTCCCATTATTGAAGTTGGATCAGGTGATTGATTGGCAACCGATCGAACAATACCTGAATCGTCAAAGAGCCCGTTACCTTCGAGACCACCGCGGCCGTCCCGCCTATCCACTGTTGTCCATGTTCAAAGCCGTCCTGCTCGGACAATGGCACAGCCTCTCCGATCCCGAACTCGAACACAGTCTCATCACCCGCATCGATTTCAACCTATTTCGCCGTTTTGACGAACTGAGCATCCCCGATTACAGCACCTTATGCCGCTACCGCAACTGGCTGGCGCAAGACGACACCCTGTCCGAATTGCTGGAACTGATTAACCGCCAACTGACCGAAAAAAACCTAAAAGTAGAGAAAGCATCCGCCGCCGTCATTGACGCCACCATTATTCAGACCGCCGGCAGCAAACAGCGTCAGGCCATAGAAGTCGATGAAGAAGGACAAGTCAGCGGCCAAACCACACCGAGTAAAGACAAAGATGCCCGCTGGACAAAGAAAAACGGTCTCTACAAACTCGGTTACAAACAACATACCCGTACCGATGAGGAAGGCTATATCGAGAAACTGCACATCACCCCCGCCAATACCCATGAGTGCAACCACCTGTCGCCTTTGCTGGAAGGCATTGCCGAAGGTACGACCGTCTATGCCGATAAAGGCTACGACAGTGCGGAAAACCGGCAACATCTGAAAGAACATCGGTTGCTGGACGGCATTATGCGCAAAGCCCACCGCAACCGTCCGCTGACGGAAGCGCAAACCAAACGCAACCGATATTTGTCGAAGACCCGTTATGTGGTCGAACAAAGCTTCGGTACGCTGCACCGTAAATTCCGCTACGCCCGGGCAGCCTATTTTGGTCTGTGTAAAGTGAGTGCGCAAAGCCATCTGAAGGCGATGTGTTTAAACCTGTTGAAAGCGGCTAACAGGCTAAGTGTGCCTGTTGCCGCCTAA
- a CDS encoding glycogen/starch/alpha-glucan phosphorylase, whose amino-acid sequence MAKKKQPISGFDYVMPKPDAETIRKSIVYKLIFILGVDPKEATEHQWLNAAMLAARDLIAEDFLQTRRAHIDNGKRMVYYLSMEFLLGRAFVNALINEGVYAEFEEAFKQLGKEFADICEQEQDPGLGNGGLGRLAACFLDSLATLRIPAMGYGIRYQYGMFKQEIVDGQQVEKPDLWLDQDLAWQIGRPNKQYAVSFGGQVINMGDKKEWHPSEEISAMAYDEIIPGYGGDVANPLRLWTAHAGNRFDLADFNRGDYASAVRAQNSDENISRVLYPNDSTDSGRELRLKQEYFLVSASVQDIVARHKCRFPSIKNLADKVAIHLNDTHPVLAIPELMRILIDEEGIAWTEAWNMCCKIFSYTNHTLMSEALETWPVDLMGRLLPRHLDIIFEINAYFLNALRAIGNFDDDFVRRVSIIDENNGRRVRMAWLAVIGSHKVNGVAKIHSDLMTTSIFADFAKVFPERFTNVTNGVTPRRWINIANPELTRFLDKHLGEQDWRLHLDNLTKLNEKVDDASVQAEFGAVKKAAKERLAKYIETELGIKVNTDALFDIQIKRIHEYKRQALNVMHIVDRYNKILENPDFDWQPRVFIFAGKAASAYYMAKKIIRLINDVAKTINNDERIRDLIKVVYIPNYSVSLAQIIIPAADLHEQISLAGTEASGTSNMKFALNGALCMGTLDGANVEILEKVGADNCFIFGNTVEQVEELRRNGYDPLGYIERDHDLRRVVNQISSGTFSPEEPNRYNDVLQPYGDFYQLMADFRSYIDTQYKADEHYRNVAAWRRSALINIANMGFFSSDRSIADYCRDIWYIKPLTLKELPKHQ is encoded by the coding sequence ATGGCTAAGAAAAAACAACCCATTTCAGGTTTTGATTATGTCATGCCGAAACCGGATGCCGAAACCATCCGCAAGTCCATCGTCTATAAATTGATTTTCATTTTGGGCGTCGATCCGAAAGAGGCGACCGAACACCAATGGCTCAACGCCGCCATGCTCGCCGCGCGCGACCTGATTGCCGAAGACTTCCTGCAAACCCGCCGCGCCCACATTGACAACGGCAAACGCATGGTTTACTACCTTTCCATGGAATTCCTGTTGGGACGCGCCTTCGTCAACGCGTTGATTAACGAAGGCGTGTATGCCGAATTTGAAGAGGCGTTCAAACAACTGGGTAAAGAGTTCGCCGACATCTGCGAACAAGAACAAGACCCCGGCTTGGGCAACGGCGGTTTGGGCCGCCTGGCCGCCTGCTTCCTCGACTCGCTCGCCACCTTGCGCATTCCCGCCATGGGCTACGGCATCCGCTATCAATACGGTATGTTCAAACAAGAAATCGTGGACGGCCAGCAGGTCGAAAAACCCGATTTGTGGCTCGACCAAGATTTGGCATGGCAAATCGGCCGCCCGAACAAACAATACGCCGTCAGCTTCGGCGGACAGGTCATCAATATGGGTGACAAAAAAGAATGGCATCCGAGCGAAGAAATTTCCGCGATGGCATACGATGAAATCATTCCCGGCTACGGCGGCGACGTTGCTAATCCGTTGCGCCTGTGGACGGCTCACGCCGGCAACCGCTTCGATTTGGCAGACTTCAACCGCGGCGATTACGCTTCCGCCGTCCGTGCGCAAAACAGCGATGAAAACATCTCGCGCGTCCTCTATCCGAACGACTCCACCGACAGCGGCCGCGAACTGCGCCTGAAACAGGAATATTTCCTGGTTTCCGCATCCGTACAAGACATCGTGGCGCGCCACAAATGCCGTTTCCCCAGCATCAAAAACCTAGCCGATAAAGTCGCCATCCACCTGAACGATACCCACCCCGTGCTGGCGATTCCCGAGCTGATGCGCATCCTGATTGACGAAGAAGGCATTGCATGGACCGAAGCATGGAATATGTGTTGTAAGATTTTCTCTTACACCAACCACACCCTGATGAGTGAAGCCTTGGAAACTTGGCCGGTCGATTTGATGGGGCGCCTGCTGCCGCGCCATTTGGACATCATCTTTGAAATCAACGCCTACTTCTTGAACGCCCTGCGCGCCATCGGCAACTTCGACGACGACTTCGTCCGCCGCGTGTCCATCATCGATGAGAACAACGGCCGCCGTGTCCGCATGGCATGGCTGGCAGTCATCGGTTCGCACAAAGTCAACGGCGTGGCGAAAATCCACTCCGACCTGATGACCACTTCCATCTTCGCCGACTTTGCCAAAGTGTTCCCAGAACGCTTCACCAACGTAACCAACGGCGTAACCCCACGCCGCTGGATCAACATCGCCAACCCCGAGCTGACCCGTTTCCTCGACAAACACTTGGGCGAACAAGACTGGCGCCTGCATTTGGACAATCTGACCAAGCTCAACGAAAAAGTTGACGATGCAAGCGTGCAGGCAGAATTCGGCGCAGTGAAAAAAGCCGCCAAAGAACGCCTCGCCAAATACATCGAAACCGAATTGGGCATCAAGGTTAACACGGACGCGCTGTTTGACATTCAAATCAAACGCATCCACGAATACAAACGTCAGGCGTTGAACGTGATGCACATCGTCGACCGCTACAACAAAATCTTGGAAAACCCAGATTTCGACTGGCAGCCGCGCGTTTTCATCTTTGCCGGTAAAGCCGCATCCGCCTACTACATGGCGAAAAAAATCATCCGCCTGATTAACGACGTAGCGAAAACCATCAACAACGACGAACGCATCCGCGACCTGATTAAAGTCGTCTATATCCCGAATTACAGCGTCAGCCTCGCCCAAATCATCATCCCCGCCGCCGATTTGCACGAACAAATCTCATTGGCAGGCACAGAGGCATCCGGCACCAGCAACATGAAGTTCGCCCTCAATGGTGCGCTCTGTATGGGTACGCTGGACGGCGCGAACGTTGAAATTCTGGAAAAAGTCGGCGCGGACAACTGCTTTATCTTCGGCAACACCGTTGAACAAGTGGAAGAACTCCGCCGCAACGGCTACGACCCGCTGGGCTACATCGAACGCGATCACGACCTGCGCCGCGTCGTCAACCAAATCAGCAGCGGCACGTTCTCCCCCGAAGAGCCGAACCGCTACAACGACGTCCTGCAACCTTACGGCGATTTCTATCAACTGATGGCGGATTTCCGCAGCTACATTGACACGCAATACAAAGCGGACGAACACTACCGCAATGTTGCCGCATGGCGTAGATCCGCGTTGATCAACATCGCCAATATGGGCTTCTTCTCGTCCGACCGATCCATCGCCGACTACTGCCGCGATATTTGGTACATCAAGCCGCTGACTTTGAAAGAGTTGCCTAAACACCAATAA
- the glgX gene encoding glycogen debranching protein GlgX, with product MKTKTWRIEEGAPYPMGVSLTEEGANFALFSIHAEKVELCLFDKGGETRLEMPSRRGSVFYGFVPEVGAGQRYGFRVYGRADAPGGSCFNPNKLLIDPYSKKIDGKPSYRDEEEMAWFRPEDGRDNAAVAPKSVVVGDDDFDWGDDCSPNHPWGRTVVYEAHVKGFTKQFPDLEHAGTYQALTDLRVIDYLKTLGVTAVELLPVHQHLDEYHLQKMGLSNYWGYNTYSHFAVEPSYAADAECAAEELKQAVKALHQAGLEVILDVVYNHTAEQDEKGPMLCQRGIDNALWYWLKPDGSYENWSGCGNTLNIVRRDVTRWAADSLRYWAEAFHVDGFRFDLGTVLGREPDFQAYGRFFQVVYQDPVLACCKLIVEAWDIGEGGYHLGNFPQPFAEWNGRFRDDMRAFWVWESGNLGAFAERLAGSSDIFNHSGRHPSASINFITAHDGFTLRDLVSYNEKHNHANGEDNRDGHNENISYNHGIEGETEDAAILEDRSYTVKALLASLFLANGTPMLLAGDEFGNSQQGNNNSYCQDNPITWLDWQQADEALQGYTRDLIRLRQEIKLLGDDVWWKQERVRWLNIQGEPMSELCWHNRSAKAMQIVLDDEWLLLINAKRSQQIFNLPQGSWQISCVPSEKFNYNADGKLTVEHMGIWILQRKNTSPNI from the coding sequence ATGAAAACCAAAACATGGCGCATTGAAGAAGGTGCGCCTTATCCGATGGGCGTGTCGCTGACTGAGGAAGGGGCGAATTTTGCGCTGTTTTCCATCCATGCCGAAAAAGTTGAGCTGTGCCTCTTTGACAAGGGAGGGGAAACCCGTTTGGAAATGCCTTCGCGGCGCGGGTCGGTGTTTTATGGTTTTGTGCCGGAGGTCGGGGCAGGGCAGCGGTATGGTTTTCGTGTTTACGGACGCGCTGATGCGCCGGGCGGCTCGTGTTTCAATCCAAACAAATTGTTGATTGACCCGTATTCCAAAAAAATCGACGGCAAACCGAGTTATCGGGATGAGGAGGAAATGGCATGGTTTCGTCCGGAAGACGGGCGGGACAATGCGGCGGTGGCGCCCAAAAGCGTGGTGGTGGGCGATGATGATTTTGATTGGGGCGACGACTGCAGTCCGAACCATCCGTGGGGCAGGACGGTAGTGTACGAAGCCCATGTGAAAGGGTTTACCAAGCAGTTCCCTGATTTGGAACACGCGGGAACGTATCAAGCGCTGACCGATCTGCGCGTGATTGATTATTTGAAAACTTTGGGCGTTACCGCCGTCGAGCTGCTGCCGGTACACCAGCATTTGGACGAATACCATCTGCAAAAAATGGGCTTGAGCAATTATTGGGGCTACAACACTTATTCCCATTTTGCCGTCGAGCCGTCTTATGCCGCCGATGCCGAATGCGCAGCGGAAGAGTTGAAGCAGGCGGTCAAAGCCTTGCATCAAGCAGGTTTGGAAGTGATTTTGGATGTTGTGTACAACCATACCGCCGAGCAGGACGAAAAAGGCCCGATGCTTTGCCAGCGCGGCATAGACAATGCTTTGTGGTATTGGTTGAAGCCCGACGGCAGCTATGAAAACTGGTCGGGCTGCGGCAATACGTTGAACATCGTCCGCCGCGACGTAACCCGTTGGGCGGCGGACAGCCTACGCTATTGGGCGGAAGCGTTTCATGTAGACGGTTTCCGCTTCGACTTGGGAACGGTATTGGGGCGCGAACCGGATTTTCAGGCTTACGGACGCTTTTTTCAGGTGGTTTACCAAGACCCCGTGTTGGCATGCTGCAAACTGATTGTCGAGGCGTGGGACATCGGCGAAGGCGGCTATCACTTGGGCAATTTCCCGCAGCCTTTTGCTGAGTGGAACGGACGTTTCCGCGACGATATGCGCGCGTTTTGGGTGTGGGAAAGCGGCAATTTGGGCGCGTTTGCCGAACGTCTGGCGGGGTCGTCTGATATTTTCAACCACAGCGGCCGCCATCCTTCCGCCAGCATCAATTTCATCACCGCACACGATGGTTTTACGCTGCGCGATTTGGTCAGCTACAACGAAAAACACAACCATGCCAACGGTGAAGACAACCGCGACGGGCATAACGAAAACATCAGCTACAACCACGGCATCGAGGGCGAAACCGAAGATGCGGCAATTTTGGAAGACCGCTCCTACACCGTCAAAGCCTTGCTTGCTTCGCTGTTCCTTGCCAACGGCACGCCCATGCTGCTGGCGGGTGACGAGTTCGGCAACAGCCAACAGGGGAACAACAATAGTTATTGTCAGGACAACCCGATTACTTGGCTGGATTGGCAGCAGGCGGACGAAGCGTTGCAAGGCTATACGCGCGATTTAATCCGCCTGCGCCAAGAAATCAAATTGTTGGGCGATGATGTCTGGTGGAAACAAGAGCGCGTCCGCTGGCTCAATATTCAAGGCGAACCGATGAGCGAGCTTTGTTGGCACAACCGCAGCGCAAAAGCCATGCAGATCGTTTTGGACGATGAATGGCTGCTGTTGATCAATGCCAAGCGTAGTCAACAAATATTTAACCTGCCTCAAGGAAGTTGGCAGATTTCTTGCGTACCATCCGAGAAGTTTAATTACAATGCAGACGGCAAGCTGACAGTCGAACATATGGGTATTTGGATTTTGCAGCGTAAGAATACATCGCCGAATATATGA